A genomic stretch from Asterias rubens chromosome 19, eAstRub1.3, whole genome shotgun sequence includes:
- the LOC117303447 gene encoding microfibril-associated glycoprotein 4-like yields the protein MTSHETSHLFCQIFMVLLATWLCIAPSTAKPAGRRRSQDIENQIQSDTGSLVYQLMEKMQGLTDEVKELKERQEKLMTREYGPSAISDRHVTKIDGAAPLDCQEAKSRTPSAKSGLYYIKPRGIFELIPVYCDMTTEGGGWTLLQRRKDGSVDFNQNWHVYSRGFGSLTGEFWLGNEFMHLLTEQYNYKLRVELTGWEGQQLYAEYSDFKIEGKRADFRLRLGDFLGGNATDALSYHNGKSFTTIDKDNDDSSSINCAVVHNGGWWFKSCDRANLNGLYYQVSQYMYQGDWDDGIEWKETDGLLPFYSYKATEMKIRRME from the exons ATG ACTTCACACGAAACCTCACACTTGTTCTGCCAAATCTTCATGGTCCTTCTGGCTACATGGCTATGCATAGCGCCCTCAACAGCCAAGCCAGCAGGCAGGCGGAGGAGTCAAGACATTGAGAACCAGATCCAATCGGATACAGGGAGTCTGGTGTATCAGCTGATGGAGAAGATGCAGGGATTAACAGATGAGGTCAAGGAGTTGAAAGAGAGACAAGAGAAGCTGATGACGAGGGAGTACGGACCTTCAGCGATATCAGACAGGCATGTCACAAAGATCG ATGGGGCAGCTCCTCTGGACTGTCAAGAGGCCAAATCACGGACACCATCAGCAAAGAGTGGACTCTACTACATCAAACCAAGGGGTATCTTTGAGCTCATCCCAGTCTACTGTGACATGACGACAGAAGGTGGTGGATGGACACTGCTGCAACGTCGCAAGGATGGCTCTGTCGATTTCAACCAAAACTGGCATGTCTATTCTCGAGGGTTCGGCAGCCTCACCGGTGAATTCTGGTTGGGGAATGAGTTTATGCACCTGCTGACAGAGCAGTACAACTACAAACTCCGAGTGGAACTTACCGGCTGGGAGGGTCAGCAGCTATATGCTGAGTACTCAGACTTCAAAATCGAAGGCAAACGGGCCGACTTCAGGCTGCGATTGGGAGATTTCCTTGGCGGCAATGCAACCGATGCACTCAGCTACCACAACGGAAAGAGCTTCACGACCATAGACAAGGATAATGATGACAGTAGCAGTATTAACTGTGCCGTGGTTCACAATGGAGGATGGTGGTTCAAGAGCTGCGACAGGGCGAACCTTAATGGCCTCTACTACCAAGTCTCTCAGTACATGTACCAAGGAGACTGGGATGATGGTATTGAGTGGAAGGAGACCGATGGATTATTGCCGTTTTACTCGTATAAAGCAACAGAAATGAAAATCAGGCGGATGGAATAA